The following DNA comes from Brienomyrus brachyistius isolate T26 chromosome 16, BBRACH_0.4, whole genome shotgun sequence.
AGCACTGTAAGAAGGCCTGAGGGTACTAGGTTAATGcaatatatggacaaaagtattgggacacttggccattacacctacaggaacctttatgacatcacattctaaatccatagcggtcccccctttgcagctatatcTGCTACCACTCACCTGGGAAGGCTTTCAACAACATTCTACATGTCTACAGACCTTGCTTTGTGTCCtgaggcacagtcatgctgaaacagaaaaggaccttccccaaactgaatccacaaagctggaagcatagaattatcaaaaatgtcttggtatgctgaagcattaaaatttcccttcactggaactaaggggtctagcccagtccctgaaagaaaccccataccattatccctcctccaccaaacattACAGGTGGCACAATgcggtcaggcaggtaacgCTCTCCTGGTATCTACCAAACGCAGATTCGTCCATCAGATTGCCAGATAGAAGCGCGAGTCGACAGAGCGTTGCTGACTTCTACATACCATGTGCCTCAGCGCTCAGCGAtcccgctctgttactttacatgctCTGCCACTACCTGGCTGAATTTCTGTTTGCAATAATACCTCTTTCaattgaccatggaatatctaaCAGGGAAGAAGTTTCACGAACTGACTTACGGCAAAGGTGGTATCCTACGACAGCATCAATGTTTATAAATCtgactgcatgcctaggtgtttGATTTGTGTCTGAAATGCACAACTTTGCATTGAGGATTACTgacaaatacacacaaacatcaGTTGAATATATATGTTTAAATCATTTACACATTTCACCACATGCCGAGTATAAACATCTGATCGATTTGCATATTTACAAATACTGTTTGCATCAAAATTTTCTATGGTAAAGTTTCCATCCATTAAAGAGAATGTTCTACTTTCACTAAATTTCTTAAGAGCTAGTGATTTGTGTGCAAAGCACACAATACTTCTAGACACACAACCAATAGCAACACTGTTTACATTACAGTACTGTTCACTTCCTTGGCTTTTGCAGTCTTTGCCAGTCCAGGGTCACAGCAATTATTCtgagttggtgttttgtgatactaactccaaaagagctgtcCTTTCAGCGTGATTTATCAGCTCTGAGATCAGCTGGTCCAGGAGCTCTCCCCCTCGCAGAAACCCCTGATCAAAACACAGATCTGGTTCATACAAACAGTGTAAATTCTAGAGCTTCACGACATAAAATATGATCACACATTCCTATTTTAGTCACCAGAAACATCAGACTTTCTGTTTAGCGAGCGCGCCTCCCAACTACACAGATTTGTTTATAGCTTGTCAAGTAGACAACAAGAGAACTACAATGCTCCCAAAAAATCGTGGGACGCCTGCTTATTTCTGTAAAGATGATAGAATTATCAGTTTCGAAACAAAAGTCCACTGACAAACACCATTTAATGTATCTGCACACATCTTCCACACAAAAATCTTATTCTtattgtcagtttttttttgactgactcagttctgttgtcattttgctattaattgcatAGTCACTGGTTCCCAAAGggatacaaaacacaaatatttgATGTTTTATATTATTTGGAAGGTGTCACTAATTAAAAGGCACCCAATGAAAGTGCGTGTCAGtgaactttttaactcagaacagcCGTTTTAGAACTACTTTACGTGTCAATTTATTGAAACTGTTTATGAATGAATAAAGTGATAATTTTTGTTATATAACTAACTTGCAAGATTTTTCTAGGCAAGTTTCCcgagactttctgtgagcactaaATGTGAACCGTGGATATTATAACAGCAAAAGATAAGACagacaaaccaggacagaatgGTGTTAAAGACACAAAGACATTTTGTCCTCCGAGACAGGCCCCACGAAGACTAACCTTGATGTCACGAGTCACGTGTCCTACCCTATGATCCGTCACACGGTCCTGGGTGAAGTTGTAGGTTCGGATTCTCTCTGACTGAGAACGGGTTCCTACCTGAGCGGTGGGACACAGATGAGAGTTACGTTTTGGGAGACAAACTTATTTAATATGAGActagaaacaacacaagatgatcaAGAGATAAATCGGGCAAACGGGGCTACCTGGTGCTTGCGTGTGGCTTCATTTATCTCCTGCTCTTGGTCTCTCATCCACTGGTAGATCTTGGCCCTTAACAGCCGCATGGCAGTGTCACGATTCTGCAACTGGGACCGAGACTCTTGGCACTCCACTTTTATCCCTGTCACAGGAAGAAAGGATCCAGTTCTTCATGAGATACCACTGATCCGTCGGCTGTGACTAGAGTTCATGTGAAAAGGGACGACCGGGACACACTTGCCTGTTGGAATATGGACTATCCTGACAGCGCTGTCTGTTGTATTGACGCTCTGTCCACCTGCTCCGCTAGATCGAAAAGTATCAACCTGAAGCTCCTTGGGGTCTATGTCCAGATCTATCTAGTTAGATGAAATAAAATCCTAAGTTATTCAGTCCCAAATACTATTAGAATAAGAAAACGCCAAGGAAATAGAGCACAGCACACATCACCTTGCTTGGCTGGGGAAGGACGATAACTGTGGTTGTCCCCGTGTGGATCCGTTGCATTCTGGAAGACAGGCCAACCTGAGGGATCCTCTGCACTCGGTGAGTGCCACCCTCGTACTTCAGGAACTTGTAGGCGTTCTCCCCAGAGACCCTGGCTGCTGCATGATGCAGTCCTCCTGTGTACATAAAGCAAGCAGTCACCTGTCTGTGCCATCCCACCAGCTTGCTGTTAATTATATAACTCTGGTCAGTTtggcaagtaaaaaaataaaaaataaacgtaccGTAATCAGCAGGAGTGTAATTGTAGACTTCAAAATCCCAGTTTTTGTAACTTGAAAATCTACTATACATGTCAAACACTTCCTCTGTGAACTGTTGGCAGATGTCACCTGCACAGGACAAGACACTGTATCAGAAAGttacgaaaaaaatacacaaatatacAGTTCATATGACTGCTAAATTTCTTCTTTATTTTGTGACGTTAAAGAAGCTTTTAGGGCAGATTATACCCATGAACTGGAAGGAGACTGAAGAAAAGCCACTCATAACCCGGGGGGGTTTCACGCGTTCATGCTTCACGCATCACCTACCTCCTGTTGTCCTTCCTGACACCACTTCCAAAATGACATCACTGGTGCTGTCGTGTCTGTCGCAAGGTATCACTGTCTGGATCAGCTGAACAAGTGAAGAAATGTTTATATGATCATAAATCGAGGCAGTTTGACTTTTATTATAACTGAATTTAAAGTATGCGGGAAAGTTTGTTAGTGggcaattaaatgtaattaattgcctgtgtgtgtgtgtatccaaaACTTCCTTGATACATATGGTATTTAGCCGGATTAACAATTTTTACGAACTGTGACTATGTTTAAACCATTCTGCAGCGGAAAAGAGGTTATGTAACTTCAAGGAAACGGTGCGTATTCCTACTTCTACTTTAAGTTCTTCCAGCCGCTTTGACACCTCAGCGTGCTCGTCTTTCAGAAGCTCAGACATGCGCCGGTCTTCCTCTTCTACGCTGCCTGTATAAACGAGACGCAGTGAGGAGGGGCTGCTAATAAGAACACTCCATAAAATGAATATACAATCAATCTATATGCAGAGATAAATATTAATCGACAACTTAAAAAAAGTGCATGGTACTTACTTTGCAAAAGCGCTTCCAGCTCCTTTAGCTCATTCATTGCGCTTTGCATATTTTGAAAAGCTGTTTCTGTCGGTAGGAGTTCAACCTGTCTTTTGTTCAACGCCTTTCTTTCGTATTCATTACACTGTCCATTTTGTAACTTCTGTGTAATGTGACGATATTCCCTAGTCAGACTTTGTAAATACTGTTGAACAGACTGGTTCTTCAGTAGATCGCCGTGGCCGTTCATGCAGTATTTCCGAAAAGCAATTGCCCAGTTCATAGAGGACATCGGCAAGCCGGCATGCGAGTTACATGACGGTACCCGCTCAGTACCTTTCTGCACGTTGTGGAAGATCCTACACGAACACGTGCCACACCGCAGAAGCCGTCTGTACATTGTTTTCAACTCCTATTTCCTCTTTACTTCTCAGTTATGATGAGGATTTTGCACGTTTACAAATGTATGAAGACATAACTTCATACATGAAGCCCAACAC
Coding sequences within:
- the mtrf1 gene encoding peptide chain release factor 1, mitochondrial codes for the protein MYRRLLRCGTCSCRIFHNVQKGTERVPSCNSHAGLPMSSMNWAIAFRKYCMNGHGDLLKNQSVQQYLQSLTREYRHITQKLQNGQCNEYERKALNKRQVELLPTETAFQNMQSAMNELKELEALLQSSVEEEDRRMSELLKDEHAEVSKRLEELKVELIQTVIPCDRHDSTSDVILEVVSGRTTGGDICQQFTEEVFDMYSRFSSYKNWDFEVYNYTPADYGGLHHAAARVSGENAYKFLKYEGGTHRVQRIPQVGLSSRMQRIHTGTTTVIVLPQPSKIDLDIDPKELQVDTFRSSGAGGQSVNTTDSAVRIVHIPTGIKVECQESRSQLQNRDTAMRLLRAKIYQWMRDQEQEINEATRKHQVGTRSQSERIRTYNFTQDRVTDHRVGHVTRDIKGFLRGGELLDQLISELINHAERTALLELVSQNTNSE